DNA from Eucalyptus grandis isolate ANBG69807.140 chromosome 5, ASM1654582v1, whole genome shotgun sequence:
GTATGTTCAAGGGGATTTTCGTTTCAGACATGCATATGGCAAGCATAATCCCAGGAAAATGGTAAAAACATGGGCTGAAAAGGAAATGAGGAATCTTATGAGGCGAGTGATGTTCTTTTATGGTTTAACAATTTAATCTTATGAGGCGAGTGCTGTTCTCTTACAGTTTAACAATTTAATCTTCTgttatttttcaacaaaaattgatGATCAAGTTGGTGTCTTTCTTGGGCATAATCCAGTACTTGTAATTCTTGTGCCTGCATATCTTCTCCTTGTTTTACAAATCAGTTCTCAGACGTgggtaaaaatttaatttaggaaGGCTGTTTAGGAATTGTTTTTCTTACAAGAGTTGATTGGAGCATCAGTCATGTTTAATATACAATGACTTTGCTGACGCATGCAGGCTGAAGGCAGCTGGAATTAGATGTCCAACTCCTCATCTTCTGAAACTTCATGTTCTTGTCATGGATTTCATTGGTATTCTTTCTGGATCTCCATGAttgtacattttctttttcacttcaaAAGTTGCAATTGGATTTTATGTATACTGCAGGACTCATCATCCccttgttttaaatttttgctcGAAGTAATTGCTCACCAATTCAGTCTGAGCATTTACAGATGGCTAGTTGTTCCTAAAAGTTATAGGCATAACCTAAGATTATACTAATGTCATCACTAAAATATTACGGAAACTAATGTTCACTGTACACTAATATGTGTCCTCAGGTCGAGAAGCATTTTGGGCTAGTATTCCTAGCAGTAATCATCATCACCTTCTATCAGAATCTGCTAAAAGATAtccagcttttttttttaaccaatgtAGCAGAGAATAGACTTAcgccaaaaattaaataaaaaaataaataaaaaattggatttacctctttaataatttcatgtatttcataCCTAATTTATTTGTGCTTATAAGAATTCTACTAACTACTACTGAAGTGTCTGGGAAAGTTATTAGCATAATATGGATACCTTTGCTCTAGCCAATGGATCTTCAGTCTTTTCTAGTTACATTGCAATTtcctcttttcattttggctttCAGCTTTATTAAAGTTACAGGAGTTAGTTACgatatattttgtttaatttcctTATTGTAGGCAAGGCTGGTTGGGCTGCACCTCGTCTTAAGGATGCCGCTTTGTCTTTGGACAAGTTGCGTGAATGCTATCGGGAGGTTTGTCAGCTTTAGTGTTGCGCTTTGTAGAGATTTGGTTACTATGGGTCATGTCACCGTGAACTGTGATGGTTGATGTCAAGTAGATGCACTGTGAGCAATTGAGAGACATCATTTGATGTTCTGCAAGAGAGATTGCGAGGTTCCCTATTCttatattctctctttttctgttcttttgggAAGAGAGGAAGGGGGTGGGTGGATGTGGAAAAGGgtagtttctttcttttggcttaTCGGAATCTATGACTAATGACCTATCACTTGCAAAAGACTAGGTCTTTATTTCTACTTTTACATTATATTTTGCTGGAGGCCTGTTATCTATAACTGACATAAGTTTACTTTTCTCAGCTGATTATTGCTATGAGAACGTTGTATCAGAATTGCAAACTTGTGCATGGAGATCTGAGTGAATATAACATCCTATACTTTGAGGTGAGCATAcatttctcttctttgcttACTGTTTTGATGTGGTCATGAAACTTCAGAATGCGGAAGGTGCCAGAAAACTGACTGTATTTCCCACCTGTTTGGCAGGAGCACCTTTATATCATTGATGTCTCTCAGTCTGTTGATCTTGATCATCctcatgctcttgatttcctGCGAGAAGACTGCCTTCATGTTTCTGTAAGATTTATCCTACTGAATGAATAGTTTTCTTGTTTGTAAGGGCATTTTATTTCCTCCATAAGTAAACATGCTTAATGAGCCACTAATACAGGACTTCTTCAAGAAACATGGCGTTGGTGTGATGACAATCCGGGAGCTCTTTGATTTTATTGTTGATTCATCCATAACTGATGATTCAGTTGATAGTTATTTGGAAGAGGTTATTCCTTTACGATCTAAATTTCATGATCTTTTTTCTCAAGTCAGCGTTATCCGTAGAACTCTTGTCTGGTCTCTCATTTAACACTTTGATTCCATTGCAGATTCAGCAAAGAATTTCAGCAAGAGGAAACGTATTGTCGCCAGAAGATGAAATTGCAGACTCCGTTTTTATACAGGTTATTGGGACATCAGCATTTTCTCAACTCTTGCATTATGCTTTTGTTCCTCATTAGAGATTATGTAAGGTGCTAGTTATCAATATAGCCATGTGGGCTCATCAATTCTCATAATGGTGGGCTGGTCAGAAAGCATGTAAAATTCATCTTCTGGGCTATTTATCTGTGATTTTGTTCAGTAGATATGGTCTTTTAAGGGATGAAAAAAGTAGAAGGAAATTCCTACGTCCACATGCCTGGTAAAAAGTAGGAAGAAACTGACTACTGATGTGCACGTGCATTGCCACTAGCAACATGGTAGTTTAACTGGTAGAATTGTGAGTAGAGTTGATATTTGATGCTTACTGGTTTTTAGAATGATCTATGACTCAGCTTTGTATCTAGATAGTATAGCAGTAGGTGTCCGGTGCTATTTTCCTGCAAACTTCATATATATGAACGTCCATACTTATCTGAGCCTGGAACACAATTAACATGGAGAAGTCTCACTGgaattgagaaataattttgagGACAGAACATCGATAATAGCAGtactttttgacaaattttttgtgTCTTAGTTAATCCATATGCCTGGAACCTTTGTTTTGGATTGAAATACAGTCGGTATAACAAGCTTGCTTCTGTCAATGTTACTCCATGAATTTAGGTAGTAAATGCCTATTAGTATAGCATCTTGCAAACTTCTGATGCAGGATCTAACTGCCCTGAGTTTATAAATTATCAACAGGGTATGTAGTGAACTTTGAACTGTGatgttttttttgtcaaacaaaatattatatagcCCTGGGACCAAATTTGCAATGCACTGAGGAATTTCCAGATCAATTGGAAGCGACATGTGCCCAAGTTCATAGCGATGCCTGCTTCTTGGTGCACCAGTTTTTACTCATGAGACTTTTTCAAATGGAAACCCGATGCATGTATTTATGATGCCAAGAAAATACTTTACACATTTGTGGTTTGTTTTATGGAGAGATGTTATAATGCGCTTTGTGGGGAGTAGTAATCTAAATTTGCATTCTTCATTACATGAGGTGACATATCAGGTTATTTATACTGTTGCCTCGGTTAATAACTGTTTGTTTTATGCTCTCTTTTAGTCATATATACCAAAGACACTAGATTCGGTGAAAAATGTGGAGGAGGACGTGATTCGGATAACAAGTGGGAAGGACACTGGGGACATGTACTACAAGACTATTACAGGGTTACATAAGACTCTCACGAAGGACGACGCTAATGCTAAAGAAAAGCCGAGCGATCCTGGTGATGATACTAAAGCTTGCAGTGGCGACTCCGAGTCTGATATAGATGTAGATGAAGATTCGGAAGGAAGTGAGTCAGCTTCCGAAACTGAGGTGCAGGCTCCTGTTGACAAGAAGGCTGCTAGGAAGGAGAACAAAAAGAAggtgaaagaggaaaaaagggaagCGAGGAAAAACAAAGTCCCCAAGGCTGTgaagaaaagaagggagaagTTGGCCAAAGCTCAAAAGACTAGGTAGTTGTTTCTAGCATGTATTGCTATGCGTGCTTTTTTGCATTTGTCGAGTTGAGTCATTTATTGGATAAGATTAATTTACCAGATGTGGAGGCGACTTCACAATTTTTAGCTTGAGAGTAAAGCAAGAGGGATAAGTTTTTGCAGTCTTGTATTGTGTCAGGCTATCTTTATTAGAAGATGCCGGTATAGGCTTCCCCAAGGTAAATTGTATAGCAGTTTTGTTTTGCTAGTTATTATGAGGAAGGAGGTCTTGGTAGGAGTTGGCTATGA
Protein-coding regions in this window:
- the LOC104444399 gene encoding serine/threonine-protein kinase RIO1, which gives rise to MQEEGSVEVGLETMNEVIKEGEERRVMEVGEEEEEEEEEAWSSDSEIESALEWLDLKDGGEAVDRAFAPNSRRPNAHGGLHTRARLSTLQPLSNRSQKLSTHMRASPLEEWEGRVNVGMSSTVTASIRESVRDMAVGKIKSHEKADRATVEQAIDQRTRMVLFKMLNRQVFNDINGCISTGKEANVYHATKSDGQELAIKVYKTSVLVFKDRDRYVQGDFRFRHAYGKHNPRKMVKTWAEKEMRNLMRLKAAGIRCPTPHLLKLHVLVMDFIGKAGWAAPRLKDAALSLDKLRECYRELIIAMRTLYQNCKLVHGDLSEYNILYFEEHLYIIDVSQSVDLDHPHALDFLREDCLHVSDFFKKHGVGVMTIRELFDFIVDSSITDDSVDSYLEEIQQRISARGNVLSPEDEIADSVFIQSYIPKTLDSVKNVEEDVIRITSGKDTGDMYYKTITGLHKTLTKDDANAKEKPSDPGDDTKACSGDSESDIDVDEDSEGSESASETEVQAPVDKKAARKENKKKVKEEKREARKNKVPKAVKKRREKLAKAQKTR